A genomic region of Anaeromicrobium sediminis contains the following coding sequences:
- a CDS encoding cupin domain-containing protein, with product MINEISQKIKTLRKQQNLTLKDLSEKSGFSVSFLSQVENGTSSLAIMSLKKIADALNVPIIYFFQEYEDNKYLVKSEDHKTFELEGTPSKFIRISGDFPSRTMETLIVTIAPETEHGQSMTHAGEEFVYVFEGVLIVTIGDTDYLLKAGDSIHYPSTISHVWKNPLKQEARILSTTSNRIF from the coding sequence ATGATTAATGAAATTTCACAAAAAATTAAGACACTGCGTAAACAACAAAATCTTACTTTAAAAGATTTAAGCGAAAAATCTGGATTTTCAGTTAGCTTTTTATCTCAAGTGGAAAATGGTACTTCTTCTTTAGCAATTATGTCGTTAAAGAAAATTGCTGATGCTTTAAATGTTCCAATTATTTATTTTTTTCAAGAATATGAAGATAATAAATATCTTGTTAAATCAGAAGATCATAAAACATTTGAACTCGAAGGAACACCATCAAAATTCATACGAATTAGTGGTGATTTCCCAAGTAGGACAATGGAAACTCTTATCGTTACCATAGCACCAGAGACTGAACACGGCCAAAGTATGACCCATGCGGGTGAAGAGTTTGTGTATGTCTTTGAGGGGGTTCTCATAGTTACTATAGGTGACACTGATTATCTATTAAAGGCTGGAGATTCTATTCATTATCCATCTACCATTTCTCATGTATGGAAAAACCCACTAAAACAAGAAGCTCGTATTCTTTCTACAACTTCAAATAGAATTTTCTAA
- a CDS encoding iron-containing alcohol dehydrogenase, producing MLNFDFQNKTKIIFGKDTENRVGQELKIYGKKVLLHFGGGSIKKYGLYDKVLHSLQEAGIVVVELGGVEPNPKLSLVNKGIEICKSENIDSILAVGGGSVIDSAKAIGVGAKYDGDVWDFCLGKAEVKDTLPVGVILTIPAAGSESSSGSVITKEEGLYKKAFGSPLIRPKFAILNPEITFTLPKYQTAAGIVDMMAHIMERYFTNEQNVDLTDRLCEGTLKAIIDNASTVLETPDDYDARAEIMWASTIAHNDLLSTGRMGDWASHNIEHELSGIYDMTHGAGLAIIFPAWMKYVYKHDLSRFIQFATRVWDVPMSFDDPQWTALEGINRMESFFKSLGMPTTLKDAGITEDRYEEMAKKATEFGPQGNFIKLEKDDIVNIYKLAK from the coding sequence ATGTTAAATTTTGATTTTCAAAACAAAACAAAGATAATTTTCGGTAAAGATACTGAAAACAGGGTTGGACAAGAATTAAAAATATACGGAAAAAAGGTTCTTCTGCATTTCGGTGGAGGAAGCATAAAGAAATATGGTTTATATGATAAAGTCCTACATAGTTTACAAGAAGCAGGAATAGTGGTAGTTGAATTAGGAGGAGTAGAGCCTAACCCTAAACTAAGTTTAGTTAACAAGGGTATAGAAATATGCAAAAGTGAAAATATAGACTCCATATTGGCAGTTGGAGGTGGCAGTGTTATTGACTCTGCAAAGGCCATAGGAGTAGGAGCTAAATACGATGGTGATGTATGGGACTTTTGCTTAGGTAAGGCAGAAGTTAAGGATACTCTACCAGTAGGAGTTATTCTTACCATACCAGCAGCGGGAAGTGAATCTAGTAGTGGAAGTGTTATAACTAAAGAAGAGGGGCTTTATAAAAAGGCCTTTGGTAGTCCCCTTATCAGACCTAAGTTTGCTATTTTAAATCCAGAGATCACATTTACTTTACCTAAATATCAGACGGCTGCAGGTATTGTTGATATGATGGCTCATATAATGGAGAGATATTTTACAAATGAACAGAATGTTGATTTAACTGATAGACTTTGTGAAGGAACCCTAAAGGCAATAATTGATAATGCATCTACTGTTTTAGAAACTCCAGATGATTATGACGCTAGGGCAGAGATCATGTGGGCATCTACTATTGCTCACAATGATTTATTAAGTACTGGAAGGATGGGCGATTGGGCATCTCATAATATTGAGCATGAACTTAGCGGAATCTATGACATGACCCACGGAGCAGGTTTAGCTATTATATTCCCTGCATGGATGAAGTATGTATATAAACATGATTTAAGCAGATTCATACAATTTGCAACTAGAGTTTGGGACGTTCCTATGAGCTTTGATGACCCACAGTGGACAGCATTAGAAGGTATTAACAGAATGGAATCCTTCTTCAAATCCCTTGGAATGCCTACAACATTGAAAGATGCAGGTATAACAGAAGATAGATATGAGGAAATGGCTAAAAAGGCTACAGAGTTTGGACCTCAAGGTAATTTTATTAAGCTTGAGAAGGATGACATAGTTAATATTTATAAGTTAGCTAAATAA
- a CDS encoding M24 family metallopeptidase, with the protein MKKERLNRILGNMDKHNIEQLIITCPDSIFYLLEEWIHPGERMLALFLNKTEKPKLIINELFPMQRDLGVDLVIYNDTENPVDYLGELINEETVMGIDKEWPSRFLIELLSQKEGLRVINSSIVVDEVRMIKDKEELDLMRKASEINDKAMGELLEYVKEGKHTESQLGKILETIYAKYDTHGFSFSPLICYGENAAEPHHSSDDTALEENSSIIIDIGCFSKNYASDMTRSFFYGEPSEEYKKIYELVREANKAGIEAVKPGVKFSHIDKAARKVIEDGGYGKYFTHRTGHNIGINVHEFPDVSSVNDMVVEEGMVFSIEPGIYLTGKYGVRIEDLVVVTKDGCEVLNNYSKELSIIK; encoded by the coding sequence ATGAAAAAAGAGAGATTAAATCGCATATTAGGAAACATGGATAAACATAATATTGAGCAATTAATTATTACTTGTCCTGATTCAATTTTTTACTTATTAGAAGAATGGATTCATCCAGGTGAAAGAATGTTGGCACTGTTTTTAAATAAGACAGAAAAGCCAAAGCTAATTATAAACGAATTATTCCCAATGCAAAGGGATTTAGGGGTAGATTTAGTAATTTATAATGATACTGAAAATCCTGTAGATTACCTTGGAGAGCTTATAAATGAAGAAACTGTAATGGGAATTGATAAAGAATGGCCATCTCGCTTTTTAATTGAGCTGTTAAGTCAAAAAGAAGGATTAAGGGTTATAAATAGTTCTATTGTTGTAGATGAAGTGAGAATGATTAAAGATAAAGAAGAATTGGATTTAATGAGAAAGGCTTCAGAAATAAATGATAAAGCCATGGGCGAGTTGTTAGAATATGTTAAAGAGGGAAAACATACAGAATCCCAGTTAGGAAAAATTTTAGAAACAATCTATGCTAAATACGATACTCATGGTTTTTCATTTAGTCCATTAATTTGTTATGGAGAAAATGCTGCTGAACCTCATCATAGTTCGGATGATACCGCATTAGAAGAGAATAGCTCTATAATTATTGACATAGGTTGCTTTAGCAAAAACTATGCATCTGATATGACAAGAAGCTTTTTCTATGGAGAGCCAAGTGAAGAATATAAAAAGATATATGAACTTGTTAGAGAAGCCAATAAAGCTGGTATAGAAGCAGTAAAGCCAGGAGTGAAATTTAGTCATATTGATAAAGCTGCAAGAAAGGTCATAGAAGATGGGGGTTACGGAAAGTACTTCACCCATAGAACAGGGCACAATATTGGGATTAATGTACATGAGTTTCCTGATGTAAGTTCAGTAAATGACATGGTAGTGGAAGAAGGAATGGTTTTCTCCATAGAACCAGGTATATATTTAACAGGCAAGTATGGCGTAAGAATTGAAGATTTAGTTGTAGTTACAAAAGATGGTTGCGAAGTATTAAACAACTATTCTAAGGAGTTATCTATCATAAAATAG
- a CDS encoding ABC transporter permease translates to MKDYTLKDRSYIIISTVVLILLWKITSIMVGRSIIIPSPEETLENLVTILMSTDFLRAVMSTLTRVLIGFSLSFLLALILGIISAFVTPFYYLLKPIVLLQKSVPTMAIILLAIIWLDSEMAPILVGFLVIFPIIYSAVVQGVRDMDPKLIEMANVYELSVYTKVMRIYIPAIRSSLFSVISTALGLNLKITIAAEVLSQPNISIGTSFQIEKSTLNTAGVFAWSLIAIFIAALFDMIIKYFKKKYVHH, encoded by the coding sequence ATGAAGGATTATACCTTGAAAGATAGGTCCTATATAATAATTTCCACAGTAGTCTTGATACTACTGTGGAAAATTACATCTATAATGGTAGGTCGCTCTATTATTATTCCGTCACCAGAGGAAACATTAGAAAATCTGGTGACCATTCTTATGTCTACGGATTTCTTAAGGGCTGTAATGAGCACTTTAACTAGAGTTTTAATAGGTTTTAGTTTATCTTTTCTATTGGCCCTTATTTTGGGGATTATATCAGCTTTTGTGACACCATTTTATTATTTACTAAAACCTATTGTACTACTACAAAAATCTGTGCCTACCATGGCTATCATTCTACTGGCAATTATATGGTTAGATTCAGAGATGGCCCCTATTCTAGTGGGATTTCTCGTTATATTTCCCATTATATATAGTGCTGTAGTGCAAGGGGTTAGGGATATGGATCCTAAGCTAATTGAGATGGCAAATGTCTATGAATTAAGCGTATATACCAAAGTAATGCGCATATATATACCAGCCATTCGCTCATCTCTTTTTTCAGTTATTTCAACTGCTTTAGGATTAAACTTAAAGATTACTATTGCTGCAGAGGTATTGAGTCAACCTAATATATCCATCGGTACCAGTTTCCAGATTGAGAAATCTACCTTAAACACTGCAGGGGTTTTTGCTTGGTCCCTAATTGCCATTTTTATTGCAGCACTTTTTGATATGATTATTAAGTACTTCAAGAAGAAATATGTACATCACTGA
- a CDS encoding peptide MFS transporter — translation MATSTVKLKGHPAGFWFVSVLQTCERFSYYGMRALLILFLTTEAIKGGLGMDKVTASTIYANFTMLVYFAPLLGGYIADNYLGKRKSFFIGSLLIIAGMVTLFLAPSKAVVLAGLALIIAGNGMWKPNITAIVGDFYSNTDPRKDGAYSIHYTFVNIGAFFAPLVCGTIAEKTFAVKQGAEVISYGYKYGFLTAGFGMLIGSVLYLIFADKLCGEIGKLTKKSIKNEVVEKVEKKPLTKEEKKRVMAILGLSVFVIIFWAGFEQAGSSLTLYTNDFIDRDINGFIVPTSWFQSINPFLCVVLGPIFAAWFLKLSKRPKGDIPTPRKMGYGLIILGLGFGLMAAAAIQRGNSTDVAVKAHIIWLVGAYTLHTVGEMFLSPVGLSMVSKLAPKQIGALMMGVWLFATGFGNYIAGMSAAFVESWGGLQVFGFVAAVSAGAGVLLVVITPVFQKLMVVTEEKDENLQQVNA, via the coding sequence TTGGCTACATCAACAGTAAAGTTAAAGGGGCATCCAGCCGGATTTTGGTTTGTTTCGGTGCTTCAAACATGTGAAAGATTTAGTTATTATGGAATGAGGGCATTATTAATTTTATTTCTTACAACTGAAGCAATTAAAGGTGGCCTTGGAATGGATAAGGTTACAGCTTCAACAATTTATGCAAACTTTACGATGCTTGTGTATTTTGCACCTTTACTTGGTGGTTATATTGCTGATAATTATTTAGGAAAAAGAAAAAGTTTCTTTATTGGTTCCTTATTAATTATTGCTGGTATGGTAACACTATTTTTAGCCCCATCGAAAGCAGTTGTCCTTGCTGGCCTTGCTTTAATTATCGCAGGTAATGGAATGTGGAAACCGAATATTACGGCTATCGTTGGAGATTTTTACTCAAACACAGATCCAAGAAAAGATGGTGCATATTCAATCCATTATACCTTTGTTAATATAGGCGCATTCTTTGCACCACTTGTGTGTGGTACAATTGCAGAAAAAACTTTTGCTGTTAAGCAAGGAGCTGAAGTAATTAGCTATGGTTATAAATATGGATTTTTAACAGCTGGATTTGGTATGTTAATAGGTTCAGTTTTATATTTAATATTTGCTGACAAATTATGTGGTGAAATTGGTAAATTAACTAAAAAGTCAATTAAAAATGAAGTTGTAGAAAAAGTTGAAAAGAAACCTTTAACAAAAGAAGAGAAAAAGAGAGTAATGGCAATTTTAGGATTATCAGTATTTGTTATCATCTTCTGGGCAGGATTTGAGCAAGCAGGTTCAAGTTTAACCCTATATACAAATGATTTTATAGATAGAGATATTAATGGATTCATAGTTCCTACAAGCTGGTTCCAATCAATCAATCCATTTTTATGTGTAGTTTTAGGTCCGATTTTCGCAGCATGGTTCTTAAAGCTTTCCAAACGTCCTAAAGGTGATATTCCAACACCTAGAAAGATGGGTTACGGATTAATTATTCTTGGTCTTGGATTTGGTCTAATGGCTGCAGCTGCAATTCAAAGAGGTAATTCAACAGATGTTGCAGTAAAAGCACATATTATTTGGTTAGTAGGCGCATATACACTTCATACAGTAGGTGAAATGTTCTTATCTCCAGTAGGATTGTCAATGGTAAGTAAACTTGCTCCAAAACAAATCGGTGCTTTAATGATGGGAGTTTGGTTATTTGCAACTGGATTTGGTAACTATATTGCAGGTATGTCAGCTGCTTTTGTTGAGTCATGGGGTGGACTGCAAGTGTTTGGTTTCGTAGCTGCCGTATCAGCAGGTGCAGGAGTACTACTTGTTGTAATTACTCCAGTATTCCAAAAGCTAATGGTTGTGACTGAAGAGAAAGATGAAAATTTACAACAAGTTAATGCATAA
- a CDS encoding 3-oxoacyl-[acyl-carrier-protein] synthase III C-terminal domain-containing protein, translating into MYRNIVIKGEEIYTPKKKVDNNYFERHFKKFRQDKEAGELMNYFGRNERYFVSEGENTLTMAIDASKKVIEKTKTNPKDIDMILFTSDNPEYALPTNAVKIHQAIGATNAHIVLDINANCIGMLTSLDFACRYAKNNEKIRTILLVGSACFSKITRKDDVVSYPNFSDGSSAVILEAKEENRIRGFIDSNYTTCSDICDKVEYPKCGYSNINKPEILKEDKKMNFIRHDVSYFSDEWKKIMTDMLDENSLRIDDIDHFLFSQFNKEEVKETLEKMEVDLNRHTFVGEKYGYTGVASPMFALNEAIKEEKIKEGSKLMFCSVGVGYTMSTIIYVC; encoded by the coding sequence ATGTACAGAAATATTGTAATAAAAGGTGAAGAAATATACACACCAAAAAAGAAAGTAGATAACAATTATTTTGAAAGACATTTTAAAAAGTTCAGACAAGATAAAGAGGCTGGAGAGTTAATGAACTATTTTGGAAGGAATGAAAGATATTTCGTCTCCGAAGGAGAAAATACTTTGACTATGGCCATAGATGCTTCTAAAAAGGTTATAGAAAAGACAAAAACAAATCCAAAAGATATAGATATGATATTATTTACGTCTGATAATCCTGAATATGCATTACCAACAAATGCAGTTAAAATACATCAGGCTATAGGAGCTACAAATGCCCATATAGTTTTAGATATAAATGCTAATTGTATAGGAATGCTAACTTCATTGGATTTTGCTTGTAGATATGCAAAGAACAATGAAAAAATAAGAACTATTCTCCTAGTTGGTTCAGCATGTTTTAGTAAGATAACTAGAAAAGATGATGTTGTGTCATATCCTAATTTTTCTGATGGTAGTAGTGCTGTAATTTTAGAAGCAAAAGAAGAAAATAGAATAAGAGGATTTATAGATTCAAATTATACTACTTGTTCAGATATTTGTGATAAAGTAGAATATCCTAAATGTGGTTATTCTAATATAAACAAACCTGAGATATTAAAAGAAGATAAAAAAATGAATTTTATACGCCATGACGTTAGTTATTTCTCAGATGAATGGAAAAAAATTATGACAGATATGTTAGATGAAAATAGTCTAAGAATAGATGATATAGATCATTTTTTGTTTTCACAATTTAATAAAGAAGAAGTGAAAGAAACATTAGAGAAAATGGAGGTAGATCTTAATAGGCATACTTTTGTTGGAGAAAAATATGGGTATACAGGAGTAGCCTCCCCCATGTTTGCATTAAATGAAGCTATTAAGGAAGAGAAAATTAAAGAAGGTTCAAAACTAATGTTTTGTTCAGTAGGTGTAGGATATACAATGTCTACCATAATATATGTTTGCTAA
- a CDS encoding MATE family efflux transporter, giving the protein MKNSNEKEMILNENLWKVMFKLSWPAVIAMILYGLNTVADVIFVGRFVGETALAGVSLAYPLTQITLGLGSLVGVGAGSALSIAIGANDYDTQKKLLGNANYLNILFALIFTLIGTVFATGLVKMMGGSGEELIFGVNYFRVTVYGAFFWIAGLAGNMIVRAEGKMKSAAVMMGIGLIVNIIANYILIVILDLGVEGAAIGTNIGMIVYTITSLVYFSRKKASFEARPFSINRDKKIIKAIISMGIPSFIMTIMCLIQAIVVLNAITNFGTTSDIAFYGLTYRVFTFMLTPIFGLMRALQPVIGINFGATKYNRVIRSFKVFAIGGALIMLPLWLVMMLSPKMILNLMLPGNNFVFREIMNFRIYMALLPILPIIFMAMTFFPAINKGKQASIMGIARQLLFYVPVMMIMPRFFGIKWVYIGSFLIDLIITLWAAIIVGMEFKVLKGSNEKLNFDMGEN; this is encoded by the coding sequence GTGAAAAATAGTAATGAAAAAGAGATGATTTTAAATGAAAACCTATGGAAAGTAATGTTTAAGTTATCGTGGCCAGCAGTAATTGCAATGATTTTATATGGGTTAAATACTGTAGCAGATGTAATTTTTGTAGGAAGATTTGTAGGGGAAACTGCTCTTGCAGGAGTATCTTTGGCATATCCTTTGACTCAGATAACATTGGGTTTAGGATCTTTAGTAGGTGTTGGAGCTGGCTCCGCTCTTAGCATTGCCATTGGTGCTAATGATTATGATACCCAGAAAAAATTATTAGGCAATGCAAATTACTTGAATATATTATTTGCTTTGATATTTACACTTATTGGAACTGTTTTTGCTACAGGGTTAGTGAAAATGATGGGTGGTTCTGGTGAAGAACTTATTTTTGGAGTGAATTATTTCAGAGTTACAGTCTATGGTGCATTTTTTTGGATAGCAGGCCTTGCTGGAAATATGATTGTTAGAGCAGAAGGGAAGATGAAGTCAGCTGCCGTTATGATGGGGATAGGCCTTATAGTTAATATTATTGCAAATTATATATTAATCGTTATTTTGGATTTAGGAGTTGAAGGTGCTGCCATTGGTACCAATATAGGTATGATTGTATACACTATAACTTCTTTAGTTTATTTTAGTAGAAAAAAAGCAAGTTTTGAGGCAAGACCTTTTTCAATTAACAGGGACAAAAAAATCATAAAGGCTATTATATCTATGGGAATACCTTCATTTATTATGACAATTATGTGCTTAATTCAGGCTATTGTTGTATTAAATGCCATAACTAATTTTGGAACAACATCTGATATAGCTTTTTATGGATTAACATATAGGGTATTTACATTTATGCTTACACCTATTTTTGGATTGATGCGTGCATTGCAACCAGTGATTGGAATAAATTTTGGAGCAACTAAGTATAATCGGGTAATTAGGAGTTTTAAGGTTTTTGCCATAGGAGGAGCATTGATTATGCTGCCCCTTTGGTTAGTCATGATGTTATCGCCTAAAATGATTTTGAACTTAATGTTACCAGGCAATAACTTTGTTTTTAGAGAGATTATGAACTTTAGAATTTATATGGCGTTACTTCCAATATTACCTATAATATTTATGGCAATGACTTTCTTCCCTGCTATTAATAAGGGAAAACAAGCATCTATCATGGGTATAGCCAGACAATTGTTATTTTATGTACCAGTTATGATGATAATGCCAAGGTTCTTTGGGATTAAATGGGTATATATTGGCTCCTTTCTAATAGATTTAATTATTACCTTATGGGCCGCTATCATCGTAGGTATGGAATTTAAGGTTTTAAAAGGTAGCAACGAAAAGTTGAATTTTGATATGGGCGAGAATTAA
- the sstT gene encoding serine/threonine transporter SstT encodes MTGLLKQWNQLSLVKRIIVGLTIGIILAIVAPNVAKPIAILGSLFVGALKAVAPILVFFLVMSAISQHKSGQKTNMKSIIVLYLLGTFLAGLVAVVASFMFPVSLTLGAGVENVAPPEGVTEVLKTLLMNIVDNPVKALSNANYIGILGWALLLGLALKKAPETTKTMVSNFSDALAQIVRWVINFAPLGIMGLVAGTIATSGIGALLDYGKLLAVLVGCMAFVALVVNPIITFVMIRQNPYPLVLKCLRESGITAFFTRSSAANIPVNMNLCERLGLDKDTYSVSIPLGATINMAGAAITISVLTLAAVNTLGIQVDMGTALILSILSAVSACGASGVAGGSLLLIPLACSLFGIPNDVAMQVVGVGFIVGVIQDSCETALNSSTDALFTAVSEFAEWRKEGKEIVIRKNDKVA; translated from the coding sequence ATGACAGGTTTATTAAAACAATGGAATCAATTAAGTTTGGTTAAGCGAATTATTGTAGGTTTGACTATCGGAATTATTTTAGCTATTGTAGCTCCAAATGTAGCAAAGCCAATTGCTATTTTGGGTTCATTATTCGTAGGTGCTTTAAAAGCAGTTGCACCTATATTAGTATTCTTCCTAGTAATGTCTGCTATATCTCAACATAAAAGTGGACAAAAAACTAACATGAAATCAATCATCGTTCTTTATCTTTTAGGAACATTTTTAGCAGGTCTTGTTGCCGTTGTGGCAAGTTTCATGTTCCCAGTATCATTAACACTTGGTGCAGGGGTTGAGAATGTGGCGCCTCCAGAAGGAGTTACTGAGGTATTAAAAACATTATTAATGAATATAGTTGACAACCCTGTGAAAGCGCTTTCAAACGCTAACTACATCGGAATTTTAGGTTGGGCATTACTTCTTGGTCTTGCTTTAAAGAAAGCACCTGAAACTACGAAGACAATGGTTAGCAATTTCTCAGACGCTTTAGCTCAAATCGTAAGATGGGTAATCAACTTTGCACCACTTGGTATTATGGGTCTAGTAGCTGGTACAATCGCTACAAGTGGTATTGGAGCTTTACTAGACTATGGAAAATTACTTGCAGTATTAGTTGGTTGTATGGCTTTCGTGGCACTTGTTGTAAATCCAATTATTACGTTTGTTATGATTCGTCAAAATCCTTATCCACTTGTATTAAAGTGTTTAAGAGAGAGTGGTATTACAGCATTCTTCACACGTAGTTCAGCTGCGAATATTCCAGTGAATATGAACTTATGTGAAAGATTAGGTTTAGATAAGGATACTTACTCAGTATCAATTCCACTGGGTGCTACTATAAACATGGCTGGTGCAGCTATTACAATTTCTGTATTAACACTTGCAGCAGTTAATACACTAGGTATTCAAGTAGATATGGGTACAGCATTAATCCTGAGCATACTTTCAGCTGTAAGTGCTTGTGGAGCTTCTGGAGTAGCTGGTGGTTCATTACTACTGATTCCTCTTGCATGTAGTTTATTTGGTATTCCAAATGACGTAGCAATGCAAGTAGTTGGTGTAGGTTTTATCGTAGGGGTTATTCAAGACTCTTGTGAAACTGCACTTAACTCTTCAACAGATGCACTTTTCACTGCTGTTTCTGAATTTGCAGAGTGGAGAAAAGAAGGAAAAGAAATCGTTATTAGAAAAAATGATAAGGTTGCTTAA